A genomic segment from Colletotrichum higginsianum IMI 349063 chromosome 5, whole genome shotgun sequence encodes:
- a CDS encoding E3 ubiquitin-protein ligase CCNB1IP1, translated as MESAGRALSFWAYQSTQEIPREMLTQRLRVFKRSYKASFPMELTMLSSSMLIDGTVALSDDCDDVRRKHEELAHAYQDKCRKLTQVQELYDRVKRKAELGQMEAAAVDAVASTLQFGTRVPEYNKNESAARLNIYEQQSDPAHRAPPYTTRTDRQYQSAHANGGSGTFRGDLAWSRSGPAQGGDVQTPRGTPRTHGVDIGAESHARFGSSAASKPAVRTSSSRGISGVLGNASNIRNQPVLRGHGLGLGLSSGIRTSHTSQVNHGSHNSHGSEERNAYQLYAREFDHMPGP; from the exons ATGGAGAGTGCGGGGAGAGCATTGAGCTTCTGGGCATATCAATCAACACAGGAAAT ACCGCGGGAGATGCTGACGCAGAGATTGAGAGTCTTCAAGAGAAGCTACAAGGCAAGTTTTCCAATGGAACTGACCATGCTGTCTTCGAGCATGCTTATTGATGGTACAGTAGCCCTTTCGGACGACTGCGACGACGTGCGACGCAAGCACGAAGAGCTTGCACATGCCTACCAAGACAAGTGCCGTAAGCTTACACAGGTCCAGGAGCTCTACGACCGGGTGAAGAGGAAAGCCGAGCTAGGACAGATGGAGGCTGCTGCGGTGGACGCTGTTGCTTCAACTCTCCAGTTCGGTACACGCGTGCCCGAATACAATAAGAATGAATCGGCCGCGAGGCTCAACATCTACGAGCAGCAATCAGACCCTGCGCACCGCGCTCCTCCTTATACCACCAGGACGGACCGTCAGTACCAGAGCGCACACGCTAATGGAGGCTCAGGGACATTTCGTGGGGATTTGGCCTGGTCAAGGAGCGGACCCGCGCAAG GCGGCGATGTACAGACTCCGCGCGGAACCCCCCGGACGCATGGTGTTGATATCGGGGCCGAGAGTCATGCTAGATTcgggtcgtcggcggcttccAAGCCGGCTGTACGTACGTCTTCAAGTCGAGGCATCTCTGGCGTACTTGGCAATGCTTCAAATATAAGAAACCAACCGGTTCTTCGTGGTCATGGACTAGGTCTCGGACTCTCCTCTGGCATCAGAACCAGTCACACCAGTCAAGTCAACCATGGCAGCCACAACAGTCATGGTTCGGAGGAACGCAACGCATATCAGTTATATGCCCGAG AATTTGACCATATGCCTGGCCCATGA
- a CDS encoding Fungal specific transcription factor, whose amino-acid sequence MAPLVPVSAQGGMFHTFQGVTPRKPITDSQESGKSTSSSSSKRITTPHACAECKRRKIRCDGQQPCGQCLSSRAPKRCFYDKHRQRVIPSRKTLEALSQSLEECRSILKRLFPNQDIHSLLPLSRQDLLGLLERPVLDTPTALPSPPLNTSPLSQELESPVCSGSERGFSALELMPGRDTEWDEERRGRDPIPIEADDVNALSLSVDRQSSYLGASSIKAALMCLMKVQPSLRHSLTTPLHTAEVTHSFPSSRQKSAAPKDIQRIPWSWKGQTLIDAYFKRIHVFVPMLDEAAFRADYLEGQRCDPPWLALLNMVFAMGSVVAMKSDDYNHINYYNRAMEHLPIDAFGSSHIEMVQALALIGGYYLHYINRPNMANAVLGAAIRMASALGLHRESLAQGSSDMVAAETRRRTWWSLFCLDTWATTTMGRPSFGRWGPAINIRPPEFGVNQARDSAQHAGILPLIENIKFCKIATQIQDLLAISPLLRADDRCNLDGQLVNWYTSLPWLLRTTDPCAEPLYIARCIMKWRYQNLRMLLHRPVLLSLASNSALPQLAEQDITAIETCRELAKQTIEDVAREWTRNQMSGWNAVWFLYQAAMIPLVSIFWEWNSPRVPDWHQQIETILDLLEAMEDWSLAAKRSREVVWRMYEASRQPSMRSESPLQGMSSDQGLLLAEAELHMSPIGLEPEGMGMMGMIDQHGLWDLDGMYWGQSPDQTVDFSPYDVNEQMLHMDYGMMGSQATAIEGGFFVH is encoded by the exons ATGGCACCGTTGGTTCCAGTTTCCGCCCAGGGTGGAATGTTCCATACCT TCCAGGGGGTAACGCCGCGAAAGCCAATAACCGATTCTCAGGAAAGCGGAAAGTCCACAAGCTCGAGCAGTTCCAAGAGAATTACAACTCCTCATGCGTGCGCTGAGTGCAAGAGAAGAAAGAT CCGCTGTGATGGCCAACAGCCGTGCGGCCAGTGTCTCTCAAGCCGCGCTCCCAAGCGCTGCTTCTACGACAAGCACAGACAGCGGGTCATTCCTTCGAGGAAGACGCTTGAGGCATTATCCCAGTCGCTTGAGGAATGTCGGTCCATCTTGAAGCGCCTCTTTCCAAACCAAGACATTCACTCGCTGCTCCCGCTCTCTCGCCAGGACCTCCTTGGCTTGCTTGAACGTCCCGTGCTCGACACGCCGACGGCGCTTCCATCGCCGCCTCTCAACACCTCACCTCTCTCTCAGGAACTGGAATCCCCTGTGTGTTCCGGCTCTGAACGAGGTTTCTCCGCGCTTGAGCTGATGCCCGGCCGGGATACTGAATGGGACGAAGAGCGTCGCGGCCGCGATCCCATTCCTatcgaggccgacgatgtGAACGCGCTCTCGCTATCCGTGGACCGACAGTCGTCCTACCTTGGCGCTTCTTCAATCAAGGCAGCGCTAATGTGCCTGATGAAGGTGCAGCCTTCGCTCCGACACTCGCTCACTACGCCGCTCCACACCGCCGAAGTTACACACAGCTTCCCAAGCTCGCGCCAAAAGAGCGCAGCGCCCAAGGATATACAACGCATTCCTTGGTCATGGAAGGGCCAGACGCTTATTGACGCCTATTTCAAACGAATTCATGTCTTCGTCCCCATGCTCGATGAGGCCGCCTTTCGTGCCGATTATCTGGAGGGTCAACGATGTGACCCTCCCTGGCTGGCTCTTCTAAACATGGTCTTCGCCATGGGCAGCGTTGTGGCCATGAAGTCGGATGACTACAACCACATCAACTACTACAACAGGGCGATGGAACACCTGCCAATTGATGCTTTTGGCAGCAGTCACATCGAGATGGTGCAGGCTTTGGCTCTCATTGGAGGCTACTACCTCCACTACATCAACAGACCGAACATGGCCAATGCCGTTCTCGGGGCGGCCATCCGGATGGCTAGCGCTCTTGGCCTTCACCGGGAGAGCCTGGCTCAGGGTTCGAGTGACATGGTTGCCGCTGAGACCCGGCGCCGCACTTGGTGGAGTCTGTTCTGCCTCGACACATGGGCAACGACAACGATGGGACGACCGTCCTTTGGCCGATGGGGCCCTGCGATCAACATCAGGCCCCCCGAGTTTGGTGTCAACCAGGCCCGGGACTCTGCTCAGCATGCGGGGATCTTGCCACTCATTGAGAACATCAAGTTCTGCAAGATTGCCACGCAGATCCAGGATTTGCTGGCAATCTCGCCCCTCCTTCGTGCAGATGACCGTTGCAATCTCGACGGTCAGCTGGTCAATTGGTACACCAGCCTCCCCTGGCTGTTGAGGACGACAGACCCTTGCGCCGAGCCTCTGTACATCGCAAGGTGCATCATGAAGTGGCGATACCAGAACCTGCGAATGCTTCTCCACCGGCCCGTTCTCCTTAGCCTGGCCAGTAACAGCGCACTGCCCCAGTTGGCCGAGCAAGATATCACAGCCATCGAGACATGCCGTGAGCTAGCCAAACAGACCATCGAGGATGTTGCGCGGGAATGGACTCGAAACCAAATGTCTGGATGGAACGCTGTGTGGTTCCTCTACCAGGCTGCCATGATCCCGCTTGTGAGCATCTTTTGGGAGTGGAACAGTCCACGTGTTCCCGACTGGCACCAGCAGATTGAGACGATTCTTGATCTACTAGAGGCTATGGAAGACTGGTCATTGGCCGCAAAGCGTAGCCGAGAGGTTGTGTGGAGAATGTATGAGGCATCTCGACAGCCGTCCATGCGGTCAGAGAGCCCTCTGCAGGGGATGAGCAGCGATCAAGGCCTGTTGTTGGCTGAGGCAGAGCTGCACATGTCACCCATTGGCCTGGAGCCGGAAGGGATGGGCATGATGGGAATGATCGATCAGCATGGCCTCTGGGATCTGGACGGCATGTATTGGGGTCAGAGCCCAGACCAGACGGTGGACTTTTCCCCTTACGACGTTAACGAGCAAATGCTGCACATGGACTACGGCATGATGGGCAGTCAGGCCACGGCCATTGAAGGTGGCTTTTTTGTCCACTAG
- a CDS encoding ThiF family protein has translation MTDIIISQAPPALSIPSEKEKKYDRQLRLWAASGQAALESASILLVNSGSGTVGVETLKNLVLPGIGKFTIADNSTVSEADLGVNFFLDESHFGKSRAQSCTELLLELNPEVQGDWYPRNQEAWDLHRLLDSPSPFTVILYTLPMEPEDLKTLESYSREQKTPLVAIHSAGFYSYFSIRLPSVYPIVDTHPDATSTTDLRLLDPWEELEAFAEGMTRDIENLNNHDHGHLPFVVILLHYLKVWKASHNGAAPSNYKEKVEFRKMVADATRTDNPEGGEENFEEAVAAVLKTILPPLLPSAVKQIFEYTHANDSVAKSTFWVIADAVRDFYERHQCLPVPGGLPDMKAQSSVYIELQNIYKAKARKDAAEVLASVRQKPGGEGVDPAEVELFCKNAAFVKLVVPASGGTEQLRTVAGKHPSVKIVEDGGVDAHHFLEQEFANDEMAKEGVLPLSLLPVYLALRSTSHTGTASPDDILAKIESLVPGTADNERLTQAAQEVSRAGGGELHNVSAVTGGMVAQETIKIITNQYVPIESTCVFDGIASRCQILHL, from the exons ATGACAGACATCATTATCAGCCAGGCCCCTCCGGCCCTCTCCATCCCTTctgaaaaggagaagaagtatGACCGCCAGCTTAGACTGTGGGCTGCAAGTGGCCAAGCTGCTCTGGAGTCTGCCAGCATTTTGCTCGTGAACTCGGGCTCAGGAACTGTCGGCGTTGAGACCCTCAAGAACCTTGTTCTCCCTG GTATTGGGAAGTTTACAATTGCCGACAATTCCACCGTGAGCGAGGCAGACCTCGGTGTCAACTTCTTCCTGGACGAGTCTCATTTCGGCAAGTCCAGAGCCCAGAGCTGCACTGAATTACTTCTGGAACTCAACCCTGAGGTTCAAGGTGACTGGTATCCTCGAAATCAG GAAGCCTGGGACCTCCACCGTCTTCTGGACAGCCCAAGCCCTTTTACTGTTATTCTATACACACTACCCATGGAGCCCGAAGACCTCAAGACACTTGAGTCTTATAGCCGAGAACAAAAGACGCCCTTGGTTGCCATTCATTCGGCTGGTTTCTATTCTTACTTCAGCATTCGGCTTCCTAGCGTTTACCCCATCGTCGATACCCATCCAGATGCAACCTCGACCACAGACTTGCGGCTTTTGGACCCATGGGAAGAGCTGGAAGCGTTTGCTGAAGGAATGACCAGAGACATTGAAAACCTCAATAACCACGACCACGGACACTTACCCTTTGTGGTCATTCTTTTGCACTACCTCAAGGTCTGGAAAGCGTCCCACAATGGCGCCGCACCGAGCAACTACAAGGAGAAAGTTGAGTTTCGAAAAATGGTGGCCGACGCCACCCGAACCGACAACCCAGAAGGTGGCGAAGAGAACTTCGAAGAGGCCGTGGCCGCAGTCTTGAAGACCATCCTGCCCCCGCTTCTCCCATCTGCTGTCAAGCAAATCTTTGAGTATACGCACGCCAACGAC AGCGTGGCAAAATCGACCTTCTGGGTCATTGCAGACGCAGTCAGAGACTTCTACGAAAGACATCAATGTTTGCCTGTGCCGGGCGGCCTCCCGGATATGAAGGCGCAGTCTAGCGTGTACATCGAGCTCCAGAACATTTACAAGGCCAAGGCTCGCAAGGACGCAGCCGAAGTCCTAGCCTCAGTCCGCCAGAAACCCggtggcgagggcgtcgacccAGCCGAAGTCGAACTGTTCTGCAAGAATGCGGCCTTCGTCAAGCTAGTTGTGCCCGCAAGCGGCGGAACCGAACAACTGCGTACCGTAGCAGGTAAGCACCCTTCCGTGAAGATCGTCGAAGATGGAGGTGTCGATGCTCATCATTTCTTAGAACAAGAATTTGCCAACGACGAAATGGCTAAAGAGGGTGTGCTGCCGTTGTCACTTCTCCCCGTGTATCTTGCCCTCCGCTCCACGTCACACACAGGCACGGCATCACCGGACGATATTCTGGCCAAGATTGAGTCGCTGGTCCCGGGCACAGCCGATAACGAGCGGCTCACGCAAGCTGCGCAAGAGGTATCCCGAGCTGGTGGCGGAGAGCTACACAACGTTTCCGCCGTGACAGGTGGCATGGTGGCCCAGGAGACGATCAAAATCATCACAAACCAATACGTACCCATTGAGAGCACGTGCGTATTCGACGGCATCGCAAGCCGGTGCCAGATTCTTCATCTATAG